In the Paenibacillus pabuli genome, one interval contains:
- a CDS encoding class I SAM-dependent methyltransferase, translating to MAGAGSRVTLEGMTVEELPPDELYDGATSMLMLHFIQGMEAKRKFMTSLTARLKPGAPLILAAVNAELESPAHKIMMNAWREHMLCAGVTREEWDYFAASLGRDSDPISSEETVTLLSECGFTHITRYFGAFWVEGYYASRI from the coding sequence GTGGCAGGAGCGGGTTCAAGAGTCACATTGGAAGGCATGACGGTGGAAGAGCTGCCACCAGATGAGTTATATGACGGGGCGACAAGCATGCTGATGCTGCATTTCATTCAGGGCATGGAGGCGAAGAGGAAGTTTATGACCAGCCTCACAGCGAGGCTAAAGCCCGGAGCACCGCTGATTCTTGCTGCTGTCAATGCAGAACTGGAGTCGCCTGCCCATAAGATCATGATGAATGCATGGAGGGAGCACATGTTATGTGCGGGAGTTACACGGGAAGAATGGGATTATTTTGCAGCTTCCCTGGGAAGGGATTCTGATCCGATTTCGTCCGAGGAGACCGTCACGCTGCTCTCCGAATGTGGTTTTACTCATATTACACGCTATTTTGGAGCATTTTGGGTGGAGGGATATTATGCAAGTCGAATCTAA
- a CDS encoding GAF domain-containing protein, which produces MKSALEQGRTFITSLEKGSWSSRTYREAVLKAIHAVVPYDAYCFTTVDPQTLISTGAVTEEGIEAIHDRLFIIEYTEDDVHKYADLIRSNKPAAILQAAIRDMPDRSLRYRSILQPAGFGDELRAVLICDETCWGYLTLYRKVDRPFFSEEEGQWIEEWTTSIARMLKRTRLTLMDEIKQGSPIDPGIMIISDSIQLLSSNASAQYWANPTAAA; this is translated from the coding sequence ATGAAATCAGCATTAGAACAAGGCAGAACATTCATAACTTCTCTCGAAAAGGGATCCTGGTCCTCCCGCACCTACCGGGAAGCGGTATTGAAAGCAATCCACGCCGTTGTCCCCTATGACGCATATTGTTTCACGACAGTGGACCCACAGACCCTGATATCGACCGGTGCTGTGACAGAAGAGGGCATCGAAGCGATACACGATCGGCTGTTCATTATCGAATATACGGAAGACGATGTACATAAATATGCAGACTTGATTCGCAGCAACAAGCCTGCAGCCATTCTACAGGCAGCCATTCGTGATATGCCTGATCGAAGTTTGCGATATCGTTCGATCTTGCAGCCTGCTGGTTTCGGCGATGAGCTTCGAGCTGTACTCATTTGTGACGAGACGTGTTGGGGTTACCTGACCCTCTATCGTAAGGTGGATCGGCCTTTCTTTTCGGAAGAGGAAGGGCAGTGGATTGAGGAGTGGACAACTTCCATAGCCAGGATGTTGAAAAGGACCCGTCTGACACTTATGGACGAGATCAAACAAGGAAGTCCGATCGATCCGGGAATTATGATAATATCTGATTCCATTCAGTTATTGTCGTCCAATGCCTCGGCACAATATTGGGCTAACCCAACTGCAGCAGCTTGA
- a CDS encoding helix-turn-helix transcriptional regulator, with translation MGPDILPRPVRAVCSHLLSQTLLSAVSSVSSAKSPSKVCIQLLDGRYLVLHASRMQQLNGPDQIAVRLEQAIPQDLLPLLAESHGLSARERELLGYVLRSYSSKEIAAAMNISAYTVQDHLKSIFAKTSVYTHAGSSFGILYPVSNLRMIVPFKE, from the coding sequence GTGGGCCCAGACATCCTGCCTCGTCCGGTACGAGCGGTTTGTTCTCATTTGTTAAGCCAGACGCTCTTATCGGCTGTATCTTCAGTGTCGTCCGCTAAGTCACCTTCCAAAGTCTGCATACAGCTCCTGGATGGTCGCTATCTGGTGCTGCATGCAAGTCGCATGCAGCAGTTGAATGGTCCGGATCAGATCGCCGTCAGACTTGAACAGGCCATTCCACAGGATTTGCTGCCCCTGCTTGCGGAGAGTCACGGTTTATCGGCACGCGAACGGGAATTGCTCGGATATGTGCTGCGCAGCTACTCTTCCAAAGAAATCGCTGCGGCGATGAATATATCCGCGTATACAGTCCAGGATCATTTAAAATCCATTTTCGCCAAGACAAGTGTGTATACTCACGCCGGGAGCTCATTTGGTATTTTGTATCCCGTTTCCAACTTAAGGATGATCGTGCCGTTTAAGGAATGA
- the yidC gene encoding membrane protein insertase YidC, translated as MEHKTSKGFTFTSGKGRIYGLIAILFAVMLLAGCSNNVSEINASTPGFFNHYIVFPLSYLIQHIATIFGGSYGVSIIVITLVIRLALLPLMMRQAKSQQGTRVIMNAMKPEMDALKKKYEGKNDTADRQKLSQETMELYKKHNFNPLNIGCLPLLIQLPILSGIYTAIRLTPELSSHSFLWFKLGAPDYVLAVVVAVIYLIQAKVSQANMAPEQRKQFAIMGYISPLMMAFFSLTAPAAMPLYWTVGGSFLVLQTLLFRKLYPVEHPQEPAILQEKKIKPAKGTKPAKS; from the coding sequence ATGGAACATAAGACAAGCAAGGGGTTCACTTTTACATCTGGCAAGGGACGGATCTATGGGCTGATTGCCATTTTATTTGCAGTCATGCTGCTAGCTGGATGCAGCAACAACGTATCGGAGATTAACGCGTCTACACCAGGATTTTTTAATCACTATATTGTATTTCCGCTGTCGTATCTGATTCAGCATATTGCAACCATCTTTGGTGGCAGTTACGGCGTCTCCATTATCGTGATTACTTTGGTCATTCGGCTTGCGCTGCTGCCTTTAATGATGCGGCAGGCCAAATCCCAGCAGGGCACCCGGGTGATCATGAATGCCATGAAGCCCGAGATGGATGCACTTAAGAAAAAATATGAGGGGAAAAATGACACTGCAGATCGTCAGAAGCTCTCCCAAGAGACGATGGAACTGTACAAAAAGCATAACTTCAATCCATTGAATATCGGTTGCTTGCCGCTGCTGATTCAGCTGCCGATCCTTTCAGGCATATACACGGCGATTCGGCTAACGCCAGAGCTGTCTTCTCATTCTTTTTTGTGGTTCAAACTCGGGGCACCCGATTATGTGCTTGCTGTTGTGGTTGCGGTGATCTACCTGATCCAGGCGAAGGTTTCACAGGCCAATATGGCACCTGAGCAGCGAAAACAGTTCGCAATCATGGGGTACATTTCACCGCTGATGATGGCCTTTTTCTCTCTGACAGCACCTGCAGCCATGCCGCTCTATTGGACGGTTGGCGGTTCATTCCTTGTCCTTCAGACGTTATTGTTCCGCAAACTGTATCCGGTGGAACATCCTCAAGAGCCAGCAATTTTGCAGGAGAAGAAGATCAAACCCGCCAAAGGAACCAAACCCGCAAAATCCTAG
- a CDS encoding DUF4153 domain-containing protein, with amino-acid sequence MIEKITASPNRALITLLSALLLAVIHQYLFYGKEVGVSYPLFVLLFYAFMYVFARDRIRILTLIDAWMAAVVLMLALTFLLFDNELLRVLNFLIVPGLIILHMTYLAGRKRRQWWDLRIIGSSLDHLLPQTIRHWGTIAGIAVKAGGSEMGKSQKAVLVKIFIGLAASFPILIVVVALLTSADGVFNQYLSGFPEWLNHLTLTPGFPRIIWIIIAGILLFSYVWGFVQPMEYEAEKRENVHWINTTLLTPAAVQVPNHDNAGQMNPETESRMISDPKTNAHTINKGRETVKLDPIIVGTMLFVINCVYVLFVFVQFSYLFGAGSGHLPSDLSYAEYARSGFAELVLVTGINFFILIIALQYTRPSGKAASIMHQVLLFVLVGCSAVMLYSAFMRLHLYEQAYGYTYIRFLVHAFMIFLALLLFIAGLRIRYTSIPLLRWYIVLSLTAYAAVNYVGMDNRIAELNIERYHNTGNIDAAYLANLSADAIPLLREFAEEEFPTLKEHLLEREADMKERKDGSSWPSFNVARYRAAKELSKLRTE; translated from the coding sequence ATGATTGAGAAAATAACGGCTTCACCGAATCGCGCTTTGATTACGCTGTTGTCTGCTTTGCTGCTGGCTGTTATCCATCAGTATTTATTTTATGGAAAAGAGGTGGGCGTGTCCTATCCGCTCTTTGTGCTTCTTTTTTATGCATTTATGTATGTATTTGCAAGGGATCGAATCCGGATATTAACCCTGATTGACGCATGGATGGCTGCAGTCGTTCTGATGCTCGCGCTAACCTTTTTGCTTTTTGACAATGAACTGCTGCGCGTACTCAATTTTCTGATCGTCCCCGGATTGATCATATTACATATGACTTATTTGGCTGGACGTAAGCGTAGGCAGTGGTGGGACCTCCGAATCATTGGTTCATCGCTGGATCATCTGCTGCCACAAACGATTCGTCACTGGGGGACCATCGCAGGCATTGCGGTAAAAGCAGGGGGAAGCGAAATGGGCAAGTCCCAGAAAGCAGTCCTGGTCAAAATATTCATTGGTCTGGCCGCATCCTTCCCGATCTTGATTGTGGTGGTCGCATTGCTGACTTCTGCAGATGGCGTATTCAATCAATACTTGTCCGGTTTTCCGGAATGGTTGAACCATCTGACTCTAACACCTGGATTTCCGAGAATCATCTGGATTATCATTGCAGGCATTTTGCTGTTTAGTTATGTATGGGGATTCGTTCAACCTATGGAATACGAAGCTGAGAAGAGGGAGAACGTCCATTGGATAAATACAACCTTGTTAACGCCTGCTGCAGTTCAAGTCCCCAATCATGACAATGCAGGCCAGATGAATCCAGAAACCGAATCGCGAATGATAAGTGACCCTAAAACCAATGCTCATACCATCAATAAAGGCAGGGAGACAGTGAAACTGGACCCCATCATCGTGGGCACCATGCTGTTCGTTATTAACTGTGTGTATGTACTGTTTGTTTTCGTGCAGTTTTCCTACCTTTTTGGTGCTGGGAGTGGACATCTTCCCTCGGACCTGTCTTATGCAGAATATGCGCGAAGTGGTTTTGCCGAGCTGGTGTTGGTCACCGGTATTAACTTTTTCATTCTCATTATTGCACTTCAATATACTCGGCCAAGTGGGAAAGCAGCTTCGATCATGCATCAGGTGCTGCTGTTTGTTCTCGTGGGGTGCTCCGCCGTTATGCTGTATTCTGCGTTTATGCGACTCCATTTGTACGAACAGGCTTACGGGTATACCTATATTCGTTTCTTGGTACATGCATTCATGATTTTTCTGGCATTGCTGCTATTCATAGCAGGTTTGCGCATCCGGTATACATCCATTCCATTGCTTCGTTGGTACATTGTGCTGTCACTTACAGCCTATGCAGCCGTCAATTATGTGGGTATGGATAACCGGATCGCCGAGCTGAACATCGAACGTTATCATAATACAGGCAACATTGATGCTGCCTACCTGGCGAATTTGTCAGCGGATGCAATTCCGCTGTTACGGGAGTTTGCGGAAGAGGAGTTTCCGACACTGAAGGAACATTTATTGGAGCGTGAAGCTGATATGAAAGAGAGAAAAGACGGCAGTTCCTGGCCTTCTTTTAACGTGGCAAGATATAGGGCTGCGAAGGAATTGTCCAAATTGAGAACAGAATAG
- a CDS encoding ABC transporter substrate-binding protein has translation MKLHQQYLLLHNRFGDMAEHEATLSDLAGLLDCTHRNTLTIVKKMAACDWIRWISQRGRGRRSTLTLLVPAEQIAAEYMMHALNRRELHQAAEQVRAFSTSTMMREHLNHWLLGYSGHHTEAGEHNERIDTLRLPLQQQLHALDPLYINLLAESFVTSHVFDGLVQRNEQGDIIPCLAHTWDVSQDRKTWLFHLRKGVLFHNGGPLTADDVVYTFARLKSTKRRTLYRDVSRQILSVEALDSLTVCFRLIAPHELFLSFLSTSRAAIVPSDNTMRPGDDKSIESTIMQKPVGTGPFKVALWDEHLCRLEAFPAYFQGRAHLDRVDILQIPWSTQTVWGEHGEAETPFFHLVQNPVTAQGADWTQISAGVMVNKLLTCNTQKNGPLSDPAIRTHLYECITGVNQSSEYPFAKDLPIPLQLATIPQYRKDAALIAARLERCGYACQIHTATMEQFKGQLRLESDLILFSLIRDRDEELRRTDLYLTLSEHLDESTQLRVQMMLQTVIESPLMTDRTAGLDEIEQFLLDHHLMIHLSEKSVETAYLPSVRGLSFNSQGWVNLRHIWFPSGSTALED, from the coding sequence GTGAAACTGCATCAACAATATTTGCTGCTTCATAACCGCTTTGGTGATATGGCAGAGCATGAAGCTACGCTCTCGGATCTCGCAGGACTGCTGGATTGCACACATCGAAATACGCTTACCATCGTCAAAAAAATGGCTGCCTGCGATTGGATTCGCTGGATTTCCCAGCGTGGTCGTGGTCGCAGGTCAACACTTACGCTGCTTGTACCAGCTGAGCAGATCGCAGCAGAATATATGATGCATGCCCTCAATCGCCGAGAATTGCATCAAGCCGCTGAACAGGTGCGTGCCTTCTCCACCTCGACCATGATGCGGGAGCATTTAAACCACTGGCTGCTCGGTTATTCGGGACATCATACGGAAGCAGGAGAGCATAACGAGCGAATTGATACGTTGAGACTGCCACTACAGCAGCAGCTTCATGCCCTTGACCCGCTGTATATTAATCTGCTCGCTGAGTCTTTTGTCACCAGTCATGTGTTTGATGGGCTGGTACAGCGTAACGAGCAGGGAGACATTATTCCATGTCTTGCGCATACCTGGGATGTTAGCCAGGATCGGAAAACATGGCTTTTTCATTTGCGCAAAGGTGTCTTGTTTCACAATGGGGGGCCATTGACTGCCGATGATGTGGTGTATACGTTTGCCAGGTTGAAATCAACAAAGCGACGGACATTGTATCGCGATGTGAGCAGACAGATTCTGTCTGTTGAAGCCCTGGACTCGTTAACGGTATGTTTCCGTCTCATAGCACCGCACGAATTATTTCTGTCCTTTCTATCCACCAGCCGAGCGGCTATTGTACCCTCGGACAACACCATGAGGCCTGGCGATGACAAGTCAATTGAATCCACGATCATGCAAAAGCCTGTAGGAACAGGACCCTTCAAGGTGGCGTTGTGGGATGAACACCTGTGCAGACTGGAAGCATTCCCGGCCTATTTCCAAGGAAGAGCCCATCTGGACCGGGTGGATATTCTGCAGATCCCCTGGAGCACCCAGACCGTATGGGGAGAACATGGCGAAGCGGAAACGCCTTTCTTTCACCTTGTTCAGAATCCGGTTACCGCTCAGGGTGCTGACTGGACACAAATTAGTGCTGGTGTCATGGTCAACAAGCTGCTCACGTGTAACACGCAAAAAAACGGACCGCTAAGCGATCCGGCTATACGAACTCATCTATACGAATGTATTACTGGGGTAAACCAATCCTCGGAGTATCCTTTTGCCAAGGATCTGCCCATTCCATTACAGCTGGCTACCATCCCGCAATATCGCAAGGATGCCGCTCTCATTGCAGCCAGACTGGAACGATGCGGATATGCTTGTCAGATTCATACGGCTACGATGGAACAATTCAAAGGGCAACTGCGGCTGGAGTCCGATCTCATTTTATTCTCCTTGATCCGGGACCGGGATGAAGAATTGCGCAGAACCGATCTCTATCTTACCCTGTCGGAACATCTGGATGAATCCACACAATTACGTGTGCAAATGATGCTGCAAACCGTTATCGAGTCACCATTAATGACAGATAGAACTGCAGGTCTTGACGAGATTGAACAATTTTTACTGGACCATCATCTAATGATTCATTTATCTGAGAAATCTGTAGAAACCGCCTATCTGCCTTCTGTGCGTGGACTTTCGTTTAACAGTCAGGGCTGGGTTAATTTGCGCCATATCTGGTTTCCGTCTGGAAGTACGGCGTTAGAAGATTGA
- a CDS encoding FtsW/RodA/SpoVE family cell cycle protein gives MTDHHDKFKRYLDEMCSQVKAREVHTDLRDELGNHMREMMLDKEHEGLSQEEAAAYAIEQMGDASAVGKSMHRLHRHRMHWGLLCGLISLAIVSLFLMWIFTTNVTDDRFQNFYNIQVVYTIIGMMLMSFFMFFDYRKWRRAAWWIYILLNLMLWINPMISPKINGTNRFMTGYGFVLDLTTAAMWVLPLAIGAILMNKLRSNFGAQTILSYIAMVAVPAALLFQISDWVRLVMFGIISLVLFGWITRKWLYTAIATVITACIGLLLLLTTDSYHRLERFSVVFNLEDDPMGDGYFNRSIMGILQSAGWWGNGLDIAFDRFKTSYFDYPGVLLIDVFGWAAGIGLLVAIIWFVASMGKTLPRIRDDFGRMIIVIITFMFALQIIYSLAMTTGRVPILSVVFPFIGYGNHLIFDYAMMGLLLGVYRRKDTVSLRNEKSQQTARPTQ, from the coding sequence ATGACAGATCACCATGATAAGTTTAAACGTTATCTGGACGAAATGTGCAGTCAGGTCAAAGCTCGTGAAGTACATACCGATCTGCGTGATGAATTGGGAAACCACATGAGAGAAATGATGCTGGACAAAGAACACGAGGGCTTATCCCAAGAAGAGGCCGCCGCGTATGCCATAGAGCAGATGGGTGATGCCTCAGCAGTAGGCAAAAGCATGCACAGGCTGCATCGTCATCGGATGCATTGGGGACTGCTATGTGGATTGATCAGTTTAGCCATCGTTAGCCTGTTTCTGATGTGGATTTTTACAACCAATGTCACAGATGATAGGTTTCAGAACTTCTATAACATTCAAGTGGTATACACCATAATAGGAATGATGCTTATGTCTTTCTTTATGTTCTTTGATTATCGTAAATGGAGAAGAGCAGCATGGTGGATCTATATTCTTCTTAATCTCATGTTGTGGATCAATCCAATGATATCCCCAAAGATCAATGGGACGAACAGATTCATGACCGGATATGGATTTGTATTAGATCTGACCACAGCTGCAATGTGGGTATTACCACTTGCCATTGGTGCTATTTTGATGAATAAGCTTCGTTCCAATTTTGGTGCGCAAACCATATTATCCTATATAGCGATGGTGGCAGTACCGGCAGCACTGTTGTTTCAAATATCGGATTGGGTACGCCTTGTGATGTTCGGGATCATTTCACTAGTATTATTTGGTTGGATCACGCGTAAATGGCTCTATACAGCCATAGCAACAGTCATAACTGCATGTATCGGGCTATTGCTGTTGCTTACAACGGATTCATACCATCGTTTGGAAAGATTCTCGGTTGTATTCAATCTTGAGGATGATCCAATGGGAGATGGTTACTTTAACCGCTCCATCATGGGTATCCTTCAATCAGCTGGATGGTGGGGAAATGGACTTGACATAGCATTTGACAGGTTTAAAACGAGTTATTTTGACTACCCGGGTGTGCTGCTCATCGATGTGTTTGGCTGGGCAGCCGGAATAGGGCTATTGGTGGCTATCATCTGGTTTGTTGCAAGTATGGGGAAGACGCTCCCTCGCATTCGGGATGACTTTGGTCGGATGATTATTGTCATTATTACGTTCATGTTTGCGTTGCAGATCATTTATTCGCTGGCGATGACCACGGGGAGAGTTCCCATCCTCAGTGTGGTTTTTCCCTTCATAGGATACGGCAATCATCTCATCTTTGATTATGCCATGATGGGATTGCTTCTTGGGGTGTATCGCCGTAAAGACACGGTTTCGCTGAGGAATGAGAAGAGCCAACAGACAGCAAGACCCACACAATGA
- a CDS encoding PadR family transcriptional regulator has product MKVNKQMIKGSTETLILTLLQNQPLYGYELIKELHRQSEGVFNLKEGTLYPILHAMEIEGWVESYWMEVDGRKRKYYSIREKGVEALQHKRTEWLLFRRAVDRVLGEGGLT; this is encoded by the coding sequence ATGAAAGTAAACAAACAAATGATTAAAGGAAGTACAGAAACTCTAATTTTGACGTTATTGCAGAATCAGCCACTGTATGGTTATGAATTGATTAAGGAACTTCACCGTCAATCGGAAGGTGTATTTAATTTGAAAGAAGGCACTTTATATCCCATCTTACATGCTATGGAAATTGAAGGTTGGGTGGAATCATATTGGATGGAGGTGGATGGTCGAAAACGTAAATACTATTCCATTCGCGAAAAGGGCGTGGAGGCCTTACAGCACAAAAGGACCGAGTGGCTTTTATTCCGACGTGCTGTGGATCGTGTACTTGGGGAGGGAGGCTTAACATGA
- a CDS encoding AAA family ATPase yields MSKLIFFLGGAGSGKTTLAKALSRKYKAAFFDMDILLRPAAEAIMTLQGLDPSDRDSPEYKRLCRDLGYRITMDAALDNVQLGIDTVVVGPFTKEIETTGWIEKELDRIGRSLEDTDVRVAYIYLANEELYHKRITARQSPLDEYKLANWDTFTASLARKQVAWPLPASSVVYIDNSEEDVNVALSEVERHIYG; encoded by the coding sequence ATGAGTAAACTGATTTTCTTTCTCGGCGGTGCCGGCAGCGGCAAAACGACCCTTGCCAAAGCCCTTTCCCGCAAATATAAAGCAGCCTTTTTCGATATGGATATCCTGCTCCGCCCGGCTGCCGAGGCGATCATGACGCTTCAGGGACTTGATCCATCTGACCGGGATTCACCTGAATACAAACGCCTATGTCGTGATCTGGGATACCGGATTACGATGGATGCTGCACTGGATAACGTACAATTAGGAATCGATACCGTTGTGGTAGGACCGTTTACCAAAGAAATCGAAACAACGGGTTGGATTGAGAAAGAACTAGACCGAATCGGGCGTTCACTGGAAGACACGGATGTTCGCGTAGCCTACATTTATTTGGCGAACGAAGAGTTGTATCACAAACGGATCACGGCAAGACAATCCCCTCTTGATGAATATAAACTGGCCAACTGGGATACCTTCACCGCCTCCCTTGCCCGCAAGCAAGTGGCTTGGCCGCTGCCTGCATCTTCTGTCGTTTATATCGATAATTCAGAGGAAGATGTGAATGTGGCTCTGTCCGAAGTCGAGAGACACATCTATGGGTAA
- a CDS encoding YitT family protein, translated as MKKRVTDILFIMAGAFLFALAVNLFVIPNDLAEGGVTGITIILYYLLGWSPGLMNLILNGILLIAGYRFLDKTTTVYTIIAVVFNSLFLHLTESWTIDSHELWINTIFGGLFAGLGIGLIVRVGGTTAGTVILARLANKYLDWNISYGLLFFDLIVAFSSFFIIGAQGLMCTIVMLFIGTKTMEFIIEGLNPKKAVTIISTKQDAIAKQVIEKMDRGVTVLSGHGYYTKTPKEILYIVISKQEVPMLKKIVRAEDEIAFITIHDVRDVFGEGFIELSKT; from the coding sequence ATGAAGAAACGTGTAACGGATATTTTATTTATTATGGCAGGGGCATTTTTATTTGCCTTGGCGGTGAATCTGTTCGTCATTCCGAATGATCTTGCTGAAGGTGGCGTTACGGGGATCACCATTATTTTGTATTACCTGCTCGGATGGTCACCCGGGTTAATGAACTTGATTCTGAACGGGATTTTGTTAATTGCGGGTTACCGGTTTCTGGACAAAACGACGACGGTATACACCATTATTGCAGTGGTATTCAACTCCTTGTTCCTGCATCTGACCGAGAGTTGGACGATTGATTCGCATGAGTTGTGGATCAATACAATTTTCGGAGGATTATTTGCCGGTCTCGGGATTGGTTTGATTGTTAGAGTAGGCGGCACAACCGCGGGAACCGTCATCTTGGCAAGACTCGCCAATAAGTATCTGGATTGGAACATCAGCTATGGACTTTTGTTTTTTGACTTGATCGTGGCGTTCTCCTCGTTCTTTATTATCGGGGCACAGGGACTCATGTGTACAATCGTCATGCTGTTTATCGGGACCAAGACGATGGAGTTTATCATTGAAGGGCTGAATCCCAAAAAGGCGGTTACGATCATTTCGACGAAGCAGGATGCGATTGCGAAACAGGTTATCGAGAAAATGGATCGTGGTGTAACGGTGCTGTCGGGGCACGGTTATTATACGAAAACACCAAAAGAGATCCTCTATATTGTCATTAGCAAACAAGAGGTTCCCATGTTGAAGAAGATTGTACGTGCTGAGGATGAGATCGCCTTTATCACGATTCACGATGTTCGCGACGTGTTCGGTGAAGGATTTATCGAATTGTCCAAAACATAA
- a CDS encoding fatty acid desaturase produces the protein MSRAKEMALKKEVTPYEKNDLRLSIRQIMNTILPLFLLWAAAYYSLSVSYWLTFPIALVASGFVLRTFIIFHDCCHGSFFKSKRANDILGTITGVLTLTPYQQWKAGHSIHHATSSNLDKRGVGDIWVMTVEEYKAASTWGRLFYRIYRNPVVMFGIGPIYVFLLAYRFNRKAARRKERINTHLTTVLIIALYAFMCWLVGWQAFVMVQAPVFFFSGFFGIWLFYVQHQFEDTYFEHEDEWSYVKAAVEGSSYYKLPKLLQWVSGNIGFHHVHHLSPRVPNYYLEEAHNATPPLQKATTITLRSSLVALRFRLWDEESKRFISFKEIKSLYRKPYTQPPIRVSNQAGLTEKP, from the coding sequence ATGAGCAGAGCAAAAGAAATGGCACTGAAAAAAGAAGTTACCCCTTACGAGAAAAATGATCTTCGATTAAGTATCCGACAAATTATGAATACAATCCTTCCACTCTTCTTATTATGGGCCGCAGCCTACTATAGCCTGTCCGTTTCGTATTGGCTGACCTTTCCGATTGCCTTGGTGGCATCCGGATTTGTACTTCGAACGTTTATCATCTTCCATGACTGCTGTCACGGTTCCTTTTTCAAAAGCAAACGTGCCAACGACATTCTGGGGACCATTACGGGCGTCTTAACCCTTACTCCCTACCAGCAATGGAAAGCTGGACATTCCATCCACCACGCCACCAGCAGTAATCTGGACAAACGTGGTGTAGGTGATATCTGGGTCATGACCGTTGAAGAGTACAAAGCAGCATCAACATGGGGACGACTTTTCTACCGCATCTATCGTAATCCAGTCGTGATGTTTGGCATTGGTCCTATCTATGTATTTCTGCTCGCTTACCGTTTTAACCGTAAAGCTGCTCGTCGCAAAGAGCGCATCAACACACATCTGACTACGGTACTGATCATTGCACTTTATGCATTCATGTGCTGGTTGGTCGGATGGCAGGCCTTTGTTATGGTGCAGGCACCGGTCTTTTTCTTCTCCGGTTTCTTCGGAATCTGGCTGTTCTACGTTCAGCATCAGTTTGAAGATACCTACTTCGAACACGAGGATGAATGGAGTTACGTCAAGGCTGCTGTCGAAGGTAGTTCATATTATAAACTGCCGAAGCTGCTGCAATGGGTCAGCGGTAATATCGGATTTCACCATGTGCATCACTTGAGTCCACGCGTACCGAACTATTATCTGGAAGAGGCTCATAATGCGACGCCACCTCTGCAAAAGGCAACGACAATCACCCTTCGTTCGAGTCTGGTAGCCCTTCGCTTCCGCCTTTGGGACGAAGAATCCAAACGATTTATCAGCTTCAAAGAAATTAAATCGTTATACCGCAAACCTTATACTCAGCCACCTATACGTGTAAGCAATCAAGCGGGTCTGACAGAGAAGCCTTAA